The proteins below come from a single Vanacampus margaritifer isolate UIUO_Vmar chromosome 10, RoL_Vmar_1.0, whole genome shotgun sequence genomic window:
- the slc25a5 gene encoding ADP/ATP translocase 2 translates to MSEQAISFAKDFLAGGIAAAISKTAVAPIERVKLLLQVQHASKQISVDKQYKGIVDCVVRIPKEQGFLSFWRGNLANVIRYFPTQALNFAFKDKYKKVFLDGVDKHKQFWRYFAGNLASGGAAGATSLCFVYPLDFARTRLAADVGKGGGEREFKGLGDCLVKISKSDGIKGLYQGFSVSVQGIIIYRAAYFGVYDTAKGMLPDPKNTHIVVSWMIAQSVTAVAGFVSYPFDTVRRRMMMQSGRKGADIMYSGTMDCWRKIARDEGSKAFFKGAWSNVLRGMGGAFVLVLYDELKKVL, encoded by the exons ATGAGTGAACAAGCCATTTCTTTCGCCAAGGACTTTTTGGCGGGGGGAATCGCCGCCGCCATCTCCAAGACCGCCGTCGCCCCCATTGAGAGGGTCAAACTTCTGCTTCAG GTCCAGCACGCCAGCAAGCAGATCTCTGTGGACAAGCAGTACAAGGGCATCGTGGACTGCGTGGTCCGCATCCCCAAAGAGCAGGGCTTCCTGTCCTTCTGGAGGGGCAACCTGGCCAACGTCATCCGCTACTTCCCCACGCAAGCCCTCAACTTCGCCTTCAAGGACAAATACAAGAAGGTTTTCCTGGACGGCGTGGACAAGCACAAGCAGTTCTGGAGGTACTTTGCCGGCAACCTGGCGTCGGGCGGCGCGGCGGGGGCCACCTCGCTGTGCTTCGTCTACCCGCTGGACTTCGCCAGGACGCGTCTGGCCGCCGACGTGGGCAAGGGCGGGGGCGAGCGCGAGTTCAAGGGGCTTGGCGACTGCCTGGTCAAGATCAGCAAGTCGGACGGCATCAAGGGTCTGTACCAGGGCTTCAGCGTTTCCGTGCAGGGCATCATCATCTACAGGGCCGCCTACTTCGGCGTCTACGACACCGCCAAGG GCATGCTCCCTGACCCCAAGAACACTCACATCGTGGTGAGCTGGATGATCGCTCAGTCGGTGACGGCGGTGGCCGGCTTTGTGTCCTACCCGTTCGACACCGTCCGCCGTCGTATGATGATGCAGTCTGGGCGCAAAGGAG CCGACATCATGTACAGCGGCACCATGGACTGCTGGAGGAAGATCGCCCGTGACGAGGGCAGCAAGGCTTTCTTCAAGGGGGCGTGGTCTAACGTGCTGCGAGGCATGGGCGGCGCCTTCGTGCTGGTCCTCTACGACGAGCTCAAAAAAGTGCTGTAA
- the slc25a43 gene encoding solute carrier family 25 member 43 isoform X1, whose protein sequence is MGTIKKDNRLTSSQSFSCVGFAGLFSKSATSPLEVVKIKSQVGTFHCKKGFGQTFLLIYHNEGLKGFWKGNLVSCLRLFPYTAVHLTTYRKIVHLHMDELGFISQARAIIAGGLAGVAAALATYPLEVAETRLIVQNRRVPSYVGVVHTLAKIHSAEGLRALYRGFSLTVLGAFPFSVGCYVVYTNVDKVWQEPPFRLSPLQNFINGCLAAGLAQTLSYPFETVKRKMQAQSSRLPHLGGVDVHFSGVMDCFVQVVKNKGVLALWSGLTANTIKIVPYFGLLFACFELCKQVCLYRNGYIVSPLSYTPAPGVDQSLRPAELQEVKRYLRNRSFGEAGQPSMGNRW, encoded by the exons ATGGGCACGATTAAAAAGGACAACAGGCTGACAAGTTCGCAAAGCTTCTCGTGTGTCGGCTTTGCGGGTTTATTCAGTAAAAGCGCCACGTCGCCTTTGGAAGTGGTGAAAATTAAAAGTCAGGTGGGAACATTTCACTGTAAAAAAGGCTTCGGACAAACTTTTCTCCTCATCTACCACAATGAGGGACTCAAAGGCTTTTGGAAGGGGAATTTGGTCTCTTGTCTTCGCTTGTTCCCCTACACCGCAGTCCACCTGACAACCTACAGAAA GATAGTCCACCTTCACATGGACGAACTTGGCTTCATCTCGCAGGCGAGGGCCATCATCGCTGGCGGGCTGGCGGGCGTGGCCGCCGCCCTGGCCACGTACCCCCTTGAGGTAGCTGAGACCCGACTGATCGTCCAGAACCGCAGGGTGCCTTCGTACGTCGGCGTTGTTCACACACTGGCCAAAATCCACAGCGCCGAAGGCCTACGCGCTCTCTACAGGGGCTTTTCTCTCACTGTCTTAG gTGCATTTCCCTTCTCCGTGGGATGCTACGTGGTGTACACCAACGTGGACAAAGTGTGGCAGGAGCCTCCTTTCCGCTTGTCGCCTCTGCAGAACTTCATCAACGGCTGCCTGGCAGCAGGACTGGCACAAACGCTCTCCTACCCTTTTGAGACTGTCAAACGCAAGATGCAA GCGCAGAGTTCTCGGCTGCCGCATTTGGGTGGCGTTGACGTGCATTTCAGCGGCGTGATGGACTGTTTCGTGCAGGTGGTCAAAAATAAGGGCGTCCTGGCACTCTGGAGTGGCCTGACCGCCAACACCATAAAG ATTGTCCCCTACTTCGGCCTCCTCTTCGCCTGCTTCGAGCTGTGCAAGCAGGTCTGCCTTTACCGCAACGGCTACATCGTGTCGCCGCTCAGCTACACGCCGGCGCCCGGCGTGGACCAGAGCCTCAGGCCGGCCGAGCTGCAGGAGGTGAAACGTTACCTGAGGAACAGGAGCTTCGGAGAGGCCGGTCAGCCCAGCATGGGAAACCGCTGGTGA
- the slc25a43 gene encoding solute carrier family 25 member 43 isoform X2, which produces MGTIKKDNRLTSSQSFSCVGFAGLFSKSATSPLEVVKIKSQVGTFHCKKGFGQTFLLIYHNEGLKGFWKGNLVSCLRLFPYTAVHLTTYRKIVHLHMDELGFISQARAIIAGGLAGVAAALATYPLEVAETRLIVQNRRVPSYVGVVHTLAKIHSAEGLRALYRGFSLTVLGAFPFSVGCYVVYTNVDKVWQEPPFRLSPLQNFINGCLAAGLAQTLSYPFETVKRKMQIVPYFGLLFACFELCKQVCLYRNGYIVSPLSYTPAPGVDQSLRPAELQEVKRYLRNRSFGEAGQPSMGNRW; this is translated from the exons ATGGGCACGATTAAAAAGGACAACAGGCTGACAAGTTCGCAAAGCTTCTCGTGTGTCGGCTTTGCGGGTTTATTCAGTAAAAGCGCCACGTCGCCTTTGGAAGTGGTGAAAATTAAAAGTCAGGTGGGAACATTTCACTGTAAAAAAGGCTTCGGACAAACTTTTCTCCTCATCTACCACAATGAGGGACTCAAAGGCTTTTGGAAGGGGAATTTGGTCTCTTGTCTTCGCTTGTTCCCCTACACCGCAGTCCACCTGACAACCTACAGAAA GATAGTCCACCTTCACATGGACGAACTTGGCTTCATCTCGCAGGCGAGGGCCATCATCGCTGGCGGGCTGGCGGGCGTGGCCGCCGCCCTGGCCACGTACCCCCTTGAGGTAGCTGAGACCCGACTGATCGTCCAGAACCGCAGGGTGCCTTCGTACGTCGGCGTTGTTCACACACTGGCCAAAATCCACAGCGCCGAAGGCCTACGCGCTCTCTACAGGGGCTTTTCTCTCACTGTCTTAG gTGCATTTCCCTTCTCCGTGGGATGCTACGTGGTGTACACCAACGTGGACAAAGTGTGGCAGGAGCCTCCTTTCCGCTTGTCGCCTCTGCAGAACTTCATCAACGGCTGCCTGGCAGCAGGACTGGCACAAACGCTCTCCTACCCTTTTGAGACTGTCAAACGCAAGATGCAA ATTGTCCCCTACTTCGGCCTCCTCTTCGCCTGCTTCGAGCTGTGCAAGCAGGTCTGCCTTTACCGCAACGGCTACATCGTGTCGCCGCTCAGCTACACGCCGGCGCCCGGCGTGGACCAGAGCCTCAGGCCGGCCGAGCTGCAGGAGGTGAAACGTTACCTGAGGAACAGGAGCTTCGGAGAGGCCGGTCAGCCCAGCATGGGAAACCGCTGGTGA